Proteins co-encoded in one Armatimonadota bacterium genomic window:
- a CDS encoding aldehyde dehydrogenase family protein has protein sequence MLQMTDKLLIGGRWVDGGAPLEVRNKYTGAVIGVVPQSRPDDVDAAVAAAAEAAPVMAALPAHRRSEILLRTAALLQAHREDVARTIAAEAGKALKWARVEVDRAVSTFTFAAEEAKRIHGETVPLDAVPAGEGYFGFYVRRPVGVVAAITPFNFPLNLVAHKVAPAIAAGNSIVLKPASTTPLTSVALCRFLLEAGLPPGGINLVIGPGSTVGTQLVADPRVGKVTFTGSRDVGEQITRHAGIKKITLELGNTSPVIVAPDADLDLVAKRCAFGAFYYSGQVCISVQRVFADRTISTPFAEKFAEAARSMVVGDPLDERTDVGPMIDEREAMRIEGWVDEAVAGGAQVVTGGQRTGAVYLPTVLTRVRPEMKVVAQEAFAPVAAVLEYDEFEAALAAADATEYGLQAAVFTRDIGRVFQAIRRLNFGGVIVNDVPTFRVDHMPYGGNRQSGLGREGVRYAVEEMTTIQMVVIRT, from the coding sequence ATGTTGCAGATGACGGACAAGCTGCTGATCGGCGGGCGCTGGGTCGACGGGGGCGCCCCGCTGGAGGTGCGGAACAAGTACACGGGCGCGGTGATCGGCGTCGTGCCCCAGTCGCGGCCCGACGACGTGGACGCCGCGGTGGCCGCGGCGGCGGAGGCGGCGCCCGTCATGGCAGCGCTGCCGGCGCACCGGCGCAGCGAGATCCTGCTGCGCACCGCGGCGCTGCTGCAGGCCCACCGGGAGGACGTGGCGCGCACCATCGCCGCCGAGGCGGGGAAGGCGCTGAAGTGGGCCCGCGTCGAGGTCGATCGCGCGGTGTCCACCTTCACGTTCGCCGCCGAAGAGGCCAAGCGGATCCACGGCGAGACGGTGCCGCTGGACGCGGTGCCGGCCGGCGAGGGCTACTTCGGGTTCTACGTGCGCCGGCCCGTGGGCGTGGTGGCGGCCATCACCCCGTTCAACTTCCCCCTGAACCTGGTGGCCCACAAGGTGGCCCCGGCCATCGCCGCGGGCAACAGCATCGTGCTGAAACCGGCCAGCACCACGCCGCTGACGTCGGTGGCGCTGTGCCGCTTCCTCCTGGAGGCCGGGCTGCCGCCGGGCGGGATCAACCTGGTCATCGGTCCCGGCAGCACCGTGGGCACGCAACTGGTGGCCGATCCGCGCGTGGGCAAGGTCACCTTCACGGGCAGCCGCGACGTCGGCGAGCAGATCACCAGGCACGCGGGCATCAAGAAGATCACCCTGGAGCTGGGCAACACCTCGCCGGTCATCGTCGCGCCCGATGCCGACCTCGACCTGGTGGCGAAACGGTGTGCGTTCGGCGCCTTCTACTACTCCGGGCAGGTCTGCATCTCGGTGCAGCGGGTCTTCGCCGACCGCACGATCTCCACGCCGTTCGCCGAGAAGTTCGCCGAGGCGGCCCGCAGCATGGTCGTCGGCGACCCGCTGGACGAGCGCACCGACGTCGGGCCCATGATCGACGAGCGGGAGGCGATGCGCATCGAGGGGTGGGTGGACGAGGCGGTGGCGGGCGGCGCGCAGGTCGTCACCGGCGGCCAGCGCACCGGCGCGGTGTACCTGCCCACGGTGCTCACCCGGGTGCGGCCCGAGATGAAGGTCGTCGCGCAGGAAGCGTTTGCGCCGGTGGCGGCGGTGCTGGAGTACGACGAGTTCGAGGCGGCGCTGGCCGCCGCCGACGCCACCGAGTACGGGCTCCAGGCGGCCGTCTTCACCCGCGACATCGGCCGCGTCTTCCAGGCCATCCGGCGGCTGAACTTCGGCGGGGTCATCGTCAACGACGTTCCCACGTTCCGCGTGGACCACATGCCCTACGGGGGCAACCGGCAGAGCGGGCTCGGCCGCGAGGGCGTGCGCTACGCGGTGGAGGAGATGACCACCATCCAGATGGTGGTCATCCGCACCTGA
- a CDS encoding aquaporin, which translates to MAPPLWKAALAELVGTFTLVYVGAGAILADALTGGKVGLVGIALAHGLAIATMVSAAGHLSGGHFNPAVTAAFAATGRLGLAAAGAYIVAQLLGASLAAFFLDGAFPEAVRAAARLGTPQLADGVSPGTGIVVEAVLTFFLVFVIFGTAVDGRAPRVGGLFIGLVIAMDILAGGPLTGAAMNPARAFGPALFANAWAGHYVYWIGPALGGLVAGWVYHSVYRPA; encoded by the coding sequence ATGGCGCCGCCGTTGTGGAAGGCCGCGCTGGCGGAACTGGTGGGCACGTTCACCCTGGTCTACGTCGGCGCGGGAGCGATCCTCGCCGACGCCCTCACCGGCGGCAAGGTGGGTCTGGTGGGCATCGCCCTGGCCCACGGCCTGGCCATCGCCACCATGGTGTCGGCGGCCGGCCATCTCTCCGGCGGCCACTTCAACCCCGCGGTCACCGCGGCGTTCGCGGCCACGGGCCGGCTGGGCCTGGCGGCGGCGGGCGCCTACATCGTGGCGCAGCTGCTGGGCGCGTCGCTGGCGGCGTTCTTCCTCGACGGCGCGTTTCCCGAGGCGGTGCGCGCCGCCGCACGCCTGGGGACGCCGCAGCTGGCCGACGGGGTCAGTCCGGGCACGGGCATCGTCGTCGAGGCGGTGTTGACGTTCTTCCTGGTGTTCGTGATCTTCGGCACGGCGGTCGACGGGCGCGCGCCCCGCGTGGGCGGGCTGTTCATCGGCCTGGTGATCGCCATGGACATCCTGGCCGGCGGCCCGCTGACCGGCGCCGCCATGAACCCGGCGCGGGCGTTCGGGCCGGCGCTGTTCGCCAACGCCTGGGCAGGGCACTACGTCTACTGGATCGGGCCCGCCCTGGGCGGGCTCGTCGCCGGATGGGTGTACCACAGCGTCTACCGTCCGGCATAG